The proteins below are encoded in one region of Oncorhynchus tshawytscha isolate Ot180627B linkage group LG04, Otsh_v2.0, whole genome shotgun sequence:
- the LOC112248465 gene encoding protein dispatched homolog 3-like — MDLEDETLLFQSSWDAEKEEEEKEEGGESDTQINWRTGTTGGNGVWGAVGWVYTQPWVSGVVLGVGLFLPCALSAYMFLYCPPLDIDLSYSAFEVHSHFSAERFDALTIAIKTQLGSWDRRRRDVDPYDSTTLQELLLDMLGRQGDGTSNRTSHGGLTSTSLKKNLFKRVVMEQRGDALSQRETERHGEARSDKLEVREEDKNTTNLGKFESRESIEGEGDRDSERSQTRMRRFAPNYSYLQSQALWRMELVFVAQGGVDNNIFTPERLRTIHHIERLLMQHPQFQQFCWKPLEVLRDLPLGPSYCSPPSSLLSYLFPSERGGRIYYDGMGPNLADIHGALSLAITHPQFYWYVDESLAPDRLSSSLLRSEIQFGAPLPSYCSLQDRPEEQRSRFRNFVVQYADILAQQSTSQVKVLYGGTELFDNEVRRTFHRDMLLALISGGCITLLVYFLTSFSMFLTFFGLTSIGLSCLIALFLYHVVFGVRYLGILNGVAAFVIIGIGVDDVFVFMSTFRQASHLVHPVQRMVYTVKTAGRATFLTSFTTAAAYAANTFSQIPAVHDFGLFMALIVSCCWLWVSILMPAALCIWTQCIDPQENSCLKWWKALAGLPVSHSPLSDEDDDVTLLSVEMEPGSCDTDVDAAILSLSVETSLLPPEQGTSGMVSIYLQWALRHWVAEPAVENRKVILGIYFLVLLLSAGCCCLLRPATHAPLLFRPDTNLQTLLGLRNNLSAQGISCHMCSGLFMEKPHLLHSPTHTTPSMAWFHPHQHTKNNSNSTLRSPITPSTSSITTGPLLTVYVSKLDVGASITLYRFSLNTSMPSPWKSLSPRNGEVPSFQAYIEPHSNFSTHMTVCVSHPSPRWMITSQSCDPRHGWRSEFSFYVASAEQQHSRRLYFAQHKLSPHPSRVCAEPPGCVISSGPDGPTRGYFYTPLPTDSTSTKRSRTSGFNPCSGGGCGQPAVRPLVDTGAMVFVVFGILGVNRTQRTDNHVIGDMGSVILDPNFDIFQEIGHLCQICKVISANKQLVKPGGAQCLPSGNKLSSILPLLHPDCHSLPEPNLLPGQLSHGAVGTHGGRVRWLSMAFESTTYKGKSSFQTRSDFLQWETFLQEQLSALPESSALRRGFQTCEHWKQIFMEIIGVESALCSLLLSLAICVAAVSVFTAHTLLLLPILLTIMGVICLVVAIMYWLGWELGAMEAISLSILVGSSVDYCLHLVEGYLLAGETLPATPEHTMDLSAERQRRTLDAVNHVGVAIVSSAVTTVISTIPLFFCVIVPFAKFGQIVAINTVVSILFTLTVTAAMLATMGPANFHRPPGAVLKASLAVLGTTAFGVALCWATRTSPWHTVVTM; from the exons ATGGACTTGGAAGACGAGACGTTGTTATTCCAGAGCAGCTGGGATgctgagaaagaagaggaggagaaggaggagggcgGGGAGTCAGATACACAGATTAATTGGAGAACCGGCACCACTGGAGGCAATGGCGTGTGGGGAGCAGTGGGCTGGGTCTACACACAGCCCTGGGTGAGTGGTGTTGTCCTGGGAGTTGGACTTTTTCTCCCCTGTGCCCTCTCTGCCTACATGTTCCTATACTGCCCCCCATTGGACATAGACCTTTCCTACAGTGCCTTTGAGGTTCACAGCCACTTCTCCGCTGAGCGGTTTGATGCACTCACCATTGCCATAAAGACTCAGTTGGGGTCCTGGGACAGACGCAGGCGTGACGTGGACCCCTATGACTCCACCACTCTACAGGAGCTGCTGTTGGACATGCTGGGTAGGCAGGGAGATGGAACATCCAACAGGACATCACATGGAGGGCTGACCTCAACATCTCTAAAAAAAAACTTGTTCAAAAGAGTAGTTATGGAACAGAGAGGAGATGCCCTGAGTCagcgagagactgagaggcatggagaggctaGGAGTGATAAACTAGAggtaagagaggaggataaaaaTACAACTAATTTAGGAAAATTTGAGAGTCGTGAGTCCATAGAAGGAGAGGGCGACAGGGACAGTGAGAGATCTCAGACTAGGATGCGCAGGTTTGCCCCCAACTACTCATACCTGCAGAGCCAGGCCCTGTGGAGGATGGAGCTGGTGTTTGTAGCTCAGGGTGGGGTGGACAACAACATCTTCACCCCAGAGCGTCTCCGCACCATCCACCACATAGAGCGCCTGCTCATGCAGCATCCCCAGTTCCAACAGTTCTGTTGGAAGCCTCTGGAGGTCCTGAGAGACCTGCCCCTGGGCCCCTCCTACTGCTCCCCTCCAagctccctcctctcctacctcttCCCCAGTGAACGGGGAGGCAGGATCTACTACGATGGCATGGGACCCAACCTGGCTGACATCCATG GTGCTCTGAGTCTAGCGATCACCCACCCACAGTTCTACTGGTATGTGGATGAGAGTCTGGCCCCTGACcggctctcctcctctctcctgcgcAGTGAGATCCAATTTGGAGCTCCACTGCCCTCTTACTGCTCCCTCCAGGACCGGCCTGAGGAGCAGAGAAGCCGCTTCAGGAACTTTGTGGTTCAGTACGCTGACATCCTGGCTCAGCAGTCCACCAG CCAGGTGAAGGTGTTGTATGGGGGCACAGAGCTGTTTGATAACGAGGTGAGACGGACCTTCCACAGAGACATGTTGCTGGCGctgatcagtggaggctgcaTCACTCTGCTGGTCTatttcctcacctccttctcaa tgttcCTGACATTCTTTGGGCTCACTAGCATTGGTCTGAGCTGCCTGATCGCTCTTTTTCTCTACCATGTGGTCTTTGGGGTGAGATACCTGGGCATCCTCAATGGGGTTGCAGCCTTTGTGATCATTGGCATTG GTGTGGATGATGTGTTTGTGTTCATGAGTACCTTCAGACAGGCTTCCCACTTAGTCCATCCAGTCCAGAGGATGGTGTACACGGTGAAAACAGCTGGCCGGGCAACCTTCCTCACCTCCTTCACCACTGCAGCCGCATATGCTGCCAACACCTTCTCACAG ATTCCGGCCGTGCATGACTTCGGCCTATTCATGGCCCTCATCGTCAGCTGCTGCTGGCTTTGGGTGTCAATCCTCATGCCCGCTGCCCTGTGTATCTGGACCCAGTGTATTGACCCCCAGGAGAATTCCTGTCTCAAATG GTGGAAGGCACTTGCAGGACTGCCAGTGAGCCACAGTCCTTTGTCAGATGAGGATGATGACGTGACCCTACTGTCAGTGGAGATGGAGCCAG GCTCCTGTGACACAGATGTAGATGCAGCCATTCTGTCCCTGTCAGTGGAGACTTCTCTCTTACCACCAGAGCAGGGAACTTCAGGCATGGTCAGCATTTACCTTCAGTGGGCTCTGAGGCACTGGGTGGCAGAGCCAGCCGTGGAGAACCGTAAAGTCATTCTAG GAATCTACTTCTTGGTCCTGCTGCTGTCTGCTGGGTGCTGCTGCCTCCTGCGGCCGGCCACTCATGCCCCGTTACTGTTTCGTCCAGACACCAACCTCCAGACTCTACTGGGACTGAGGAACAACCTCAGTGCCCAGGGCATATCCTGCCACATGTGCTCTG GTCTGTTCATGGAGAAACCTCATCTTCTGCACAGCCCTACCCATACTACCCCCTCCATGGCTTGGTTTCACCCCCATCAACATACCAAAAACAATTCAAACTCAACTCTACGGAGCCCAATCACACCAAGCACTTCCTCCATCACAACAG GGCCTCTGCTGACCGTGTATGTCTCTAAGCTGGATGTAGGCGCTTCTATCACTCTGTACCGCTTCTCTCTGAATACTAGCATGCCCTCGCCTTGGAAAAGCCTCAGTCCTAGGAATGGAGAAGTTCCATCCTTTCAG GCTTACATTGAACCTCACAGCAACTTCAGCACccacatgactgtgtgtgtgtcccaccccAGCCCTCGCTGGATGATCACTTCCCAGTCATGTGACCCACGCCACGGCTGGAGGTCAGAGTTCAGCTTCTATGTGGCATCGgctgagcagcagcacagcag GAGGCTGTATTTTGCCCAGCACAAGCTTAGTCCTCATCCAAGCCGAGTGTGTGCAGAACCACCTGGTTGTGTGATCAGCTCCGGCCCTGACGGACCCACACGGGGCTACTTCTACACACCGCTCCCCACAG ATTCCACCTCAACGAAAAGGTCCAGGACCTCCGGTTTTAACCCCTGTAGTGGAGGTGGCTGTGGCCAGCCAGCAGTCCGTCCTCTGGTTGACACTGGTGCCATGGTGTTTGTGGTTTTTGGAATACTGGGAGTGAACCGCACCCAACGCACTGACAACCACGTCATTGGGGACATG GGCAGTGTGATATTGGATCCAAACTTTGATATCTTCCAAGAGATTGGTCATCTCTGCCAAATCTGTAAAGTCATCAGTGCTAACAAACAGCTTGTGAAGCCGGGAGGAGCCCAATGTCTACCCTCTG GCAACAAGCTTTCTTCTATCCTGCCCTTACTCCACCCAGACTGCCACTCACTCCCTGAGCCCAACCTGTTGCCAGGCCAGCTGTCCCATGGGGCCGTGGGAACACACGGTGGCAGAGTGCGCTGGCTCTCCATGGCCTTTGAGTCT acTACCTACAAGGGGAAATCCTCTTTCCAGACTCGATCAGACTTCCTCCAATGGGAGACCTTCCTACAAGAGCAGCTCTCAGCTCTCCCAGAGTCCTCTGCTCTACGGAGAGGTTTCCAGACCTGTGAGCACTGGAAGCAGATCTTTATGGAAATCATAG GTGTGGAGAGCGCCCTCTGCAGTCTGCTCCTGTCCCTGGCCATCTGTGTGGCAGCTGTGTCTGTTTTCACTGCCCATACGCTTCTGCTGCTGCCAATACTGCTCACCATTATGG GGGTCATCTGTCTGGTGGTGGCCATCATGTACTGGCTGGGCTGGGAGTTGGGGGCCATGGAGgccatctctctgtccatcctagTGGGCTCCTCAGTGGACTACTGCCTGCACCTGGTGGAGGGCTACCTGCTGGCTGGGGAGACCTTACCAGCCACACCAGAACACACTATG GATCTGTCAGCTGAAAGGCAGAGACGGACCCTAGACGCAGTGAACCACGTAGGAGTTGCCATAGTGTCCAGTGCTGTCACCACAGTCATTTcaaccatccctctcttcttctgtgtCATCGTGCCTTTTGCTAAATTTGGTCAGATCGTGGCCATAAACACAGTAGTATCCATCTTGTTCACCCTGACTGTGACAGCAGCCATGTTAGCCACCATGGGCCCTGCCAACTTCCACAGGCCTCCCGGTGCAGTGCTGAAGGCCAGCCTGGCAGTACTGGGTACCACAGCCTTTGGCGTTGCCCTGTGCTGGGCAACTAGGACCAGTCCCTGGCACACAGTAGTCACCATGTGA